One stretch of Anolis carolinensis isolate JA03-04 chromosome 3, rAnoCar3.1.pri, whole genome shotgun sequence DNA includes these proteins:
- the cln5 gene encoding ceroid-lipofuscinosis neuronal protein 5 isoform X1: MSSLWLLLLLVIFPPPCSGWPVPYRRFDYRPKTDPYCQAQYTFCPTGFPIPLMSDKDVLEVYRLQAPVWEFKVGDLFGRMKIMHDAVGFRSTLLGKNYTMEWYELFQLGNCTFPHLRANLSAPFWCNQGAACFYEGIDDAHWKENGTMVQVTTISGAVFNEMAKWVKYDNDTGIYYETWAVKDSPERNARVWFESYECSKFVLRTYQKLAELGAIFKKIQTNYTTVTLFSGEPTYLGNETTIFGPHGNKTVAVAIRNFYSPFKPFRSVKEFFVNLLRIVDEVVLGHQFYLFYNLEYWFLPMKYPYMRIAYEEIPLPNSNATKFGM, from the exons ATGTCGTCTCTttggctcctgctgctgctggtgATCTTCCCGCCGCCCTGCTCCGGGTGGCCCGTGCCCTACAG GCGTTTTGATTACCGCCCTAAAACAGATCCTTACTGTCAAGCCCAATATACTTTCTGCCCAACTGGATTCCCCATCCCACTGATGAGCGACAAGGATGTCTTGGAAGTTTATCGATTGCAGGCCCCTGTTTGGGAGTTCAAAGTGGGAGACCTCTTTGGACGTATG AAAATCATGCACGATGCTGTCGGTTTCAGGAGCACTTTATTGGGGAAGAACTACACGATGGAGTGGTATGAGCTCTTCCAGCTGGGAAACTGTACATTTCCGCATCTGCGGGCTAATCTGTCTGCACCTTTTTGGTGCAACCAAGGAGCTGCCTGCTTCTATGAAGGAATAGATGATGCCCACTGGAAAGAGAATGGGACCATGGTCCAGGTGACCACAATCTCAG GAGCTGTGTTTAATGAAATGGCGAAGTGGGTGAAATATGACAATGATACTGGCATTTACTATGAGACGTGGGCCGTCAAAGATAGTCCAGAAAGGAATGCCAGAGTTTGGTTTGAGTCATACGAATGCTCCAAGTTTGTACTGCGGACATATCAAAAACTGGCTGAACTTGGAGCTATTTTCAAGAAGATACAAACTAACTATACCACCGTCACTCTCTTCAGTGGAGAGCCCACTTATTTGGGAAATGAAACAACTATATTTGGACCACATGGAAACAAAACAGTAGCTGTTGCAATCAGAAACTTCTACTCTCCATTCAAACCTTTTCGGTCAGTCAAAGAGTTCTTCGTAAACCTCTTGAGAATAGTTGATGAGGTGGTCCTAGGTCACCAGTTTTACCTCTTTTACAACCTTGAATATTGGTTTTTGCCCATGAAGTATCCTTACATGAGAATAGCATATGAAGAAATCCCATTGCCCAATTCAAATGCCACAAAGTTTGGCATGTAA
- the cln5 gene encoding ceroid-lipofuscinosis neuronal protein 5 isoform X2 — MSDKDVLEVYRLQAPVWEFKVGDLFGRMKIMHDAVGFRSTLLGKNYTMEWYELFQLGNCTFPHLRANLSAPFWCNQGAACFYEGIDDAHWKENGTMVQVTTISGAVFNEMAKWVKYDNDTGIYYETWAVKDSPERNARVWFESYECSKFVLRTYQKLAELGAIFKKIQTNYTTVTLFSGEPTYLGNETTIFGPHGNKTVAVAIRNFYSPFKPFRSVKEFFVNLLRIVDEVVLGHQFYLFYNLEYWFLPMKYPYMRIAYEEIPLPNSNATKFGM, encoded by the exons ATGAGCGACAAGGATGTCTTGGAAGTTTATCGATTGCAGGCCCCTGTTTGGGAGTTCAAAGTGGGAGACCTCTTTGGACGTATG AAAATCATGCACGATGCTGTCGGTTTCAGGAGCACTTTATTGGGGAAGAACTACACGATGGAGTGGTATGAGCTCTTCCAGCTGGGAAACTGTACATTTCCGCATCTGCGGGCTAATCTGTCTGCACCTTTTTGGTGCAACCAAGGAGCTGCCTGCTTCTATGAAGGAATAGATGATGCCCACTGGAAAGAGAATGGGACCATGGTCCAGGTGACCACAATCTCAG GAGCTGTGTTTAATGAAATGGCGAAGTGGGTGAAATATGACAATGATACTGGCATTTACTATGAGACGTGGGCCGTCAAAGATAGTCCAGAAAGGAATGCCAGAGTTTGGTTTGAGTCATACGAATGCTCCAAGTTTGTACTGCGGACATATCAAAAACTGGCTGAACTTGGAGCTATTTTCAAGAAGATACAAACTAACTATACCACCGTCACTCTCTTCAGTGGAGAGCCCACTTATTTGGGAAATGAAACAACTATATTTGGACCACATGGAAACAAAACAGTAGCTGTTGCAATCAGAAACTTCTACTCTCCATTCAAACCTTTTCGGTCAGTCAAAGAGTTCTTCGTAAACCTCTTGAGAATAGTTGATGAGGTGGTCCTAGGTCACCAGTTTTACCTCTTTTACAACCTTGAATATTGGTTTTTGCCCATGAAGTATCCTTACATGAGAATAGCATATGAAGAAATCCCATTGCCCAATTCAAATGCCACAAAGTTTGGCATGTAA
- the LOC100561299 gene encoding glutamine amidotransferase-like class 1 domain-containing protein 3, mitochondrial isoform X1, producing MAGRRVAVVLAGCGVFDGSEIHEASAALVHLSRAGAEVKIFAPNIEQMHVIDHLKGCPSEEKRNVLVESARLARGNIQDLAELKVGEFDAVIFPGGFGVAKNLCSWAVKGKDCSVNELVKSTLEAFHSAKKPIGLCCISPVLAAKIFPGCEVTVGHSKNVDGRFPDADTAAAIEELGCKHISKDVHEAHVDSANKIVTTCAFMCKAPLHEIFDGVGAMVSEVLKLA from the exons ATGGCGGGGCGGCGGGTGGCGGTGGTCCTGGCCGGATGCGGCGTCTTCGATGGCAGCGAGATCCACGAGGCCTCCGCCGCCCTGGTCCATCTCAGTCGCGCCGGAGCAGAG GTAAAGATATTTGCACCAAATATTGAACAAATGCATGTGATCGATCATTTAAAAGGTTGCCCAAGTGAAGAAAAGAGAAATGTCTTAGTTGAAAGTGCCCGCCTTGCAAGAGGTAACATCCAGGATTTGGCTGAATTGAAAGTTGGCGAATTTGATGCTGTCATTTTCCCAG GGGGCTTTGGAGTAGCTAAGAACCTGTGTTCCTGGGCTGTGAAAGGGAAGGACTGCTCTGTGAATGAACTGGTGAAGTCCACCCTTGAGGCTTTCCACAGTGCAAAGAAACCCATTGGCCTGTGCTGCATCTCCCCTGTGCTGGCAGCAAAAATCTTCCCCGGCTGTGAAGTCACTGTTGGCCACAGCAAAAATGTAGATGGAAG ATTTCCTGATGCGGACACAGCAGCTGCAATAGAAGAACTTGGATGCAAGCACATTTCCAAAGATGTGCATGAAGCCCATGTTGATTCTGCTAACAAGATTGTCACCACTTGCGCATTCATGTGCAAGGCCCCTTTGCATGAGATTTTCGATGGGGTTGGAGCCATGGTTTCTGAAGTCCTGAAACTTGCCTGA
- the LOC100561299 gene encoding glutamine amidotransferase-like class 1 domain-containing protein 3, mitochondrial isoform X2, with the protein MHVIDHLKGCPSEEKRNVLVESARLARGNIQDLAELKVGEFDAVIFPGGFGVAKNLCSWAVKGKDCSVNELVKSTLEAFHSAKKPIGLCCISPVLAAKIFPGCEVTVGHSKNVDGRFPDADTAAAIEELGCKHISKDVHEAHVDSANKIVTTCAFMCKAPLHEIFDGVGAMVSEVLKLA; encoded by the exons ATGCATGTGATCGATCATTTAAAAGGTTGCCCAAGTGAAGAAAAGAGAAATGTCTTAGTTGAAAGTGCCCGCCTTGCAAGAGGTAACATCCAGGATTTGGCTGAATTGAAAGTTGGCGAATTTGATGCTGTCATTTTCCCAG GGGGCTTTGGAGTAGCTAAGAACCTGTGTTCCTGGGCTGTGAAAGGGAAGGACTGCTCTGTGAATGAACTGGTGAAGTCCACCCTTGAGGCTTTCCACAGTGCAAAGAAACCCATTGGCCTGTGCTGCATCTCCCCTGTGCTGGCAGCAAAAATCTTCCCCGGCTGTGAAGTCACTGTTGGCCACAGCAAAAATGTAGATGGAAG ATTTCCTGATGCGGACACAGCAGCTGCAATAGAAGAACTTGGATGCAAGCACATTTCCAAAGATGTGCATGAAGCCCATGTTGATTCTGCTAACAAGATTGTCACCACTTGCGCATTCATGTGCAAGGCCCCTTTGCATGAGATTTTCGATGGGGTTGGAGCCATGGTTTCTGAAGTCCTGAAACTTGCCTGA
- the acod1 gene encoding cis-aconitate decarboxylase isoform X2: MILDTLGVGLLGTRTDVFQKMVQYSKVYSSDTSSSVWGHPYLKLPALYAAFVNGVAIHSMDFDDTWHPATHPSGPVLAALLATSEAISKNQRISGQDLLLAFNVGIEVQGRLMHFSKEASNVPKRFHPPSILGTLGSAAATAKLLGLDQFKCKEALAIAASYAGAPLANAATQTKPLHVGNASRHGLEATTLASLGLQANKQILDLESGFGVFYTEYLPQTLPSLECYSWLLGQQDVAIKSFPAHLGTHWMAEAALAARKHLAKNGESLPIGRIKTVVLKVPDMQYVNRQFPSSEHEARHSFQFAACSALLDGCISVESFKGRNISRPELKELLSKTCLEHPLDNHPSFNSLYCEIVITLQDGNTFSERCDTFYGHWRKPLRRADLVKKFHANTTTVLSLEGAKRIIETVDDLERLEDCRVLISLLQGHEWTAKQAKLRNELP; encoded by the exons GTCTACAGCTCTGACACATCCAGTTCTGTCTGGGGTCACCCGTATCTTAAGCTTCCTGCTCTGTATGCAGCTTTTGTGAATGGAGTGGCG ATTCACTCCATGGACTTTGATGACACTTGGCACCCAGCCACACACCCCTCTGGGCCTGTGCTTGCTGCTCTCCTTGCTACCTCCGAAGCCATATCTAAAAACCAAAGGATTTCTGGTCAAGACTTGCTTTTGGCTTTCAACGTAGGAATTGAAGTACAAGGAAGACTGATGCACTTTTCAAAGGAGGCCAGCAATGTTCCTAAAAG GTTTCACCCACCATCCATACTTGGCACCCTTGGAAGTGCTGCAGCCACCGCTAAACTCTTGGGTCTCGATCAGTTTAAATGTAAGGAAGCCCTGGCAATTGCTGCCTCTTATGCTGGTGCACCATTGGCCAACGCAGCCACCCAAACTAAACCTCTCCATGTGGGCAATGCAAGCAGGCATGGCTTGGAAGCAACCACCTTGGCATCCTTGGGTCTCCAGGCAAACAAACAGATCCTGGACCTTGAGTCAGGCTTTGGAGTCTTTTACACAGAATACTTGCCTCAGACTCTGCCAAGCTTGGAATGCTATTCTTGGTTGCTGGGCCAACAAGACGTTGCCATCAAGAGCTTCCCAGCACACCTCGGCACACACTGGATGGCAGAGGCAGCCCTGGCCGCACGGAAGCACCTTGCAAAGAATGGGGAGTCCCTCCCCATTGGCCGAATCAAGACGGTCGTGCTTAAAGTCCCGGACATGCAATATGTTAATAGACAATTCCCTTCCTCTGAACACGAAGCTAGACATTCTTTCCAATTTGCGGCATGCTCTGCATTGCTGGATGGCTGCATCTCTGTTGAGTCATTCAAAGGGAGGAACATTTCCCGCCCAGAGCTAAAGGAGCTGCTCAGCAAGACATGTCTAGAGCATCCTCTTGACAACCATCCCAGTTTTAACAGCCTTTACTGCGAAATTGTCATCACCCTCCAAGATGGAAACACCTTCTCAGAGCGTTGTGATACTTTCTACGGGCACTGGAGGAAGCCACTGCGCAGGGCAGACCTGGTGAAAAAATTCCATGCCAACACCACCACTGTTCTCTCGCTAGAAGGTGCTAAACGCATAATTGAAACAGTCGATGACTTAGAAAGACTAGAAGACTGTAGAGTGTTGATCTCCCTTCTCCAAGGGCATGAGTGGACAGCCAAACAGGCAAAACTCAGAAATGAGTTGCCCTAA